A DNA window from Oryzias latipes chromosome 5, ASM223467v1 contains the following coding sequences:
- the LOC101161708 gene encoding la-related protein 4 isoform X2, with amino-acid sequence MTEGKGFYSDHVNITEDHSPEYDGDSPDTECVVFNSHGEPATDLEVSKEQPMTEENLRQALKCRLESCFSRENLSKDLYLISQMDSDQFVSIWTVACMEDIKALTSDTDLILDVLKASPMVQVDEAGKKVRPNHSRCVIILREIPETTPVQEVEALFQSENCPKVLRAEFAHNSNWYITFQSDLDAQQAFRYLREDVKMFQGKPIMARIKAVNTFFGKNGFHAMDSVMYQQQQQQQPPPPPPQCDSPVFMQQIFNPQQQFPVYPVVSPSWNAAVVPHFEMPLAPFPNSGFRNTYSGADAYKANSSAVNGHRPSRSRRGIRRSMRSEDEHVKRLVPVLEEKSPKFDFEASSFPPLPGSVVTVQEQSVAEVRLSDVVRGTKVTTKAVSHDVAVIQNPKRSEKAASIQTAVPRPETSPSLAKEQDSDPPVLKKENVSLQTVPPAAERVSDSSSQEVTSQKPNATPEQEPKKLSYAQVCQRPAKEPPPAQTPSPPPANPPSSQPLQELKVNTVEEGPLGSRQTSEKGGDKRPHRKPSHSLREAPARGGASAPRRREQQKGFSHSKRFPPQQGSRLSGKEQNIPPTH; translated from the exons ATGACTGAAG GTAAAGGATTCTACTCAGACCATGTGAACATCACAGAGGACCACTCCCCTGAGTATGACGGTGACTCGCCTGACACGGAGTGTGTGGTTTTCAACTCTCATGGTGAACCTGCAACAGACCTGGAAGTTTCTAAGGAACAGCCAATGACGGAAGAGAATTTACGACAAGCACTCAAGTGTCGGCTTGAGTCTTGTTTTAGTAG GGAGAATCTGTCTAAGGATCTGTACCTCATATCCCAAATGGACAGCGATCAGTTTGTTTCTATCTGGACTGTTGCTTGTATGGAGGACATCAAAGCTCTCACCTCTGACACGGACCtaattctggatgtactgaaag cttctcctaTGGTGCAAGTTGATGAAGCTGGGAAGAAGGTTCGACCGAATCACAGCCGCTGTGTTATAATTCTCAGAGAAATCCCAGAGACTACCCCAGTGCAG GAAGTTGAAGCTCTATTTCAGAGTGAAAACTGTCCAAAAGTGTTGAGGGCTGAGTTTGCTCACAACAGCAACTggtacattacatttcagtccGATCTGGATGcacaacag GCTTTTAGATACTTGCGAGAGGATGTGAAAATGTTTCAGGGGAAACCGATCATG GCTCGTATAAAGGCTGTAAACACGTTTTTTGGAAAGAACGGCTTCCATGCCATGGATTCAGTGAtgtaccagcagcagcagcagcagcagccgccgccgccgccgcctcaGTGCGACTCTCCTGTCTTCATGCAGCAGATATTCAACCCTCAGCAGCAATTCCCTGTTTATCCTGTTGTGTCTCCTTCCTGGAACGCTGCAGTCGTTCCTCACTTTGAAATGCCACTG GCTCCTTTTCCTAACAGTGGCTTCAGGAACACCTACAGTGGTGCAGACGCCTACAAAGCAAACTCCAGCGCCGTTAACGGCCACCGCCCCAGTAGGAGTAG AAGAGGCATTCGCAGAAGCATGAGAAGTGAAGATGAGCATGTTAAG agaCTCGTCCCTGTTCTGGAGGAAAAGTCTCCAAAGTTTGACTTTGAAGCTTCCAGCTTCCCTCCTCTTCCGGGATCTGTGGTCACAGTGCAGGAGCAGTCTGTGGCAGAGGTGCGCCTATCCGATGTCGTACGTGGCACAAAGGTTACAACCAAG GCTGTGAGCCACGACGTCGCTGTGATTCAAAACCCAAAGCGCTCTGAAAAAGCCGCCAGCATCCAGACTGCTGTCCCACGACCAGAAACAAG CCCCTCACTTGCAAAAGAGCAGGACAGCGACCCTCCTGTCCTGAAGAAGGAGAACGTGTCTTTGCAGACCGTTCCTCCAGCAGCAGAACGGGTCTCCGACTCGTCCAGCCAGGAGGTGACCTCACAAAAACCTAATGCAACACCTGAacag GAGCCAAAGAAGCTCAGCTATGCACAAGTGTGTCAGAGGCCGGCTAAGGAACCGCCCCCAGCACAGACTCCCTCTCCCCCCCCTGCAAACCCTCCATCCAGTCAGCCTCTGCAGGAGCTCAAGGTCAACACAGTGGAGGAAGGTCCACTCGGCTCCAGGCAAACGTCAGAGAAAGGCGGCGATAAAAGGCCCCACCGCAAACCGTCACACAGCCTGAGAGAAGCTCCCGCCAGAGGAGGAGCGTCTGCCCCGAGGAGGCGGGAGCAGCAGAAGGGCTTCAGTCACAGCAAACGGTTCCCCCCTCAGCAGGGATCCAGACTGAGTGGGAAGGAGCAGAACATTCCCCCAACCCACTAA
- the LOC101161708 gene encoding la-related protein 4 isoform X1 codes for MVTTKEAGLNPNAKVWQGIPVQQNEIPVEAEDSPWLQTCPPASDMTEGKGFYSDHVNITEDHSPEYDGDSPDTECVVFNSHGEPATDLEVSKEQPMTEENLRQALKCRLESCFSRENLSKDLYLISQMDSDQFVSIWTVACMEDIKALTSDTDLILDVLKASPMVQVDEAGKKVRPNHSRCVIILREIPETTPVQEVEALFQSENCPKVLRAEFAHNSNWYITFQSDLDAQQAFRYLREDVKMFQGKPIMARIKAVNTFFGKNGFHAMDSVMYQQQQQQQPPPPPPQCDSPVFMQQIFNPQQQFPVYPVVSPSWNAAVVPHFEMPLAPFPNSGFRNTYSGADAYKANSSAVNGHRPSRSRRGIRRSMRSEDEHVKRLVPVLEEKSPKFDFEASSFPPLPGSVVTVQEQSVAEVRLSDVVRGTKVTTKAVSHDVAVIQNPKRSEKAASIQTAVPRPETSPSLAKEQDSDPPVLKKENVSLQTVPPAAERVSDSSSQEVTSQKPNATPEQEPKKLSYAQVCQRPAKEPPPAQTPSPPPANPPSSQPLQELKVNTVEEGPLGSRQTSEKGGDKRPHRKPSHSLREAPARGGASAPRRREQQKGFSHSKRFPPQQGSRLSGKEQNIPPTH; via the exons ATG GTAACAACCAAAGAAGCAGGTCTCAACCCTAATGCCAAAGTTTGGCAAGGCATCCCAGTCCAGCAGAATGAAATCCCAGTGGAAGCAGAGGATAGTCCCTGGTTGCAGACTTGTCCTCCAGCTTCTGACATGACTGAAG GTAAAGGATTCTACTCAGACCATGTGAACATCACAGAGGACCACTCCCCTGAGTATGACGGTGACTCGCCTGACACGGAGTGTGTGGTTTTCAACTCTCATGGTGAACCTGCAACAGACCTGGAAGTTTCTAAGGAACAGCCAATGACGGAAGAGAATTTACGACAAGCACTCAAGTGTCGGCTTGAGTCTTGTTTTAGTAG GGAGAATCTGTCTAAGGATCTGTACCTCATATCCCAAATGGACAGCGATCAGTTTGTTTCTATCTGGACTGTTGCTTGTATGGAGGACATCAAAGCTCTCACCTCTGACACGGACCtaattctggatgtactgaaag cttctcctaTGGTGCAAGTTGATGAAGCTGGGAAGAAGGTTCGACCGAATCACAGCCGCTGTGTTATAATTCTCAGAGAAATCCCAGAGACTACCCCAGTGCAG GAAGTTGAAGCTCTATTTCAGAGTGAAAACTGTCCAAAAGTGTTGAGGGCTGAGTTTGCTCACAACAGCAACTggtacattacatttcagtccGATCTGGATGcacaacag GCTTTTAGATACTTGCGAGAGGATGTGAAAATGTTTCAGGGGAAACCGATCATG GCTCGTATAAAGGCTGTAAACACGTTTTTTGGAAAGAACGGCTTCCATGCCATGGATTCAGTGAtgtaccagcagcagcagcagcagcagccgccgccgccgccgcctcaGTGCGACTCTCCTGTCTTCATGCAGCAGATATTCAACCCTCAGCAGCAATTCCCTGTTTATCCTGTTGTGTCTCCTTCCTGGAACGCTGCAGTCGTTCCTCACTTTGAAATGCCACTG GCTCCTTTTCCTAACAGTGGCTTCAGGAACACCTACAGTGGTGCAGACGCCTACAAAGCAAACTCCAGCGCCGTTAACGGCCACCGCCCCAGTAGGAGTAG AAGAGGCATTCGCAGAAGCATGAGAAGTGAAGATGAGCATGTTAAG agaCTCGTCCCTGTTCTGGAGGAAAAGTCTCCAAAGTTTGACTTTGAAGCTTCCAGCTTCCCTCCTCTTCCGGGATCTGTGGTCACAGTGCAGGAGCAGTCTGTGGCAGAGGTGCGCCTATCCGATGTCGTACGTGGCACAAAGGTTACAACCAAG GCTGTGAGCCACGACGTCGCTGTGATTCAAAACCCAAAGCGCTCTGAAAAAGCCGCCAGCATCCAGACTGCTGTCCCACGACCAGAAACAAG CCCCTCACTTGCAAAAGAGCAGGACAGCGACCCTCCTGTCCTGAAGAAGGAGAACGTGTCTTTGCAGACCGTTCCTCCAGCAGCAGAACGGGTCTCCGACTCGTCCAGCCAGGAGGTGACCTCACAAAAACCTAATGCAACACCTGAacag GAGCCAAAGAAGCTCAGCTATGCACAAGTGTGTCAGAGGCCGGCTAAGGAACCGCCCCCAGCACAGACTCCCTCTCCCCCCCCTGCAAACCCTCCATCCAGTCAGCCTCTGCAGGAGCTCAAGGTCAACACAGTGGAGGAAGGTCCACTCGGCTCCAGGCAAACGTCAGAGAAAGGCGGCGATAAAAGGCCCCACCGCAAACCGTCACACAGCCTGAGAGAAGCTCCCGCCAGAGGAGGAGCGTCTGCCCCGAGGAGGCGGGAGCAGCAGAAGGGCTTCAGTCACAGCAAACGGTTCCCCCCTCAGCAGGGATCCAGACTGAGTGGGAAGGAGCAGAACATTCCCCCAACCCACTAA